The Lycium barbarum isolate Lr01 chromosome 11, ASM1917538v2, whole genome shotgun sequence genome contains the following window.
GTCGGTTTATGTGGCACTAGACAATAGAGTCTGTGATTTGATGATGGAACTTCTACGCTCTATCATTCCGGATCCAGCCTCTGCTTTCTAATCATAATCTATCAAATGAGCATATTTTTAGTTTTTCAACTGCAATCATGGTCTGCAGTGAAGCTAAATTTGAAATTTTCAATTCTATATATGGGAAAGTAGAGTACATCTGGTGTAGATGTATCTTGGATAATATAGATCATCACACCATTAAATTAGCATTATATTCAAGTTCAAATATTCCAGCAATAATTCAGTCTTAGCTAATAAAAATCAACTGAAAATAGGTGCAGAAAAGCCATGTTTATCCAAATTGAAAAATTAGAATAGACCTAATATGATCTAGTTCTTTAGATTTCTTGACAAAGCCATTTCTTAGTTTGCACATAGGCTCGTATCGGAAAATGACTTAGTATTACGCAATTTTGTTACTGAAATTCTGTATATTTTATTGTAGCGTGATATTTATATAGTGACATTGGGAAATTCTTTGTATAAAGACATTTAGTTTTTAATTGGTTACGCGAAGTTTTttctattatttattttattttggaaAGTTATAGCAACCATTTTTAATGTTTTTTTACCTCCAAAAGATAAAGGGATAATTGTAGGAGTAATTTCAGTTTCCCCCTTACAAATAAAATAGGAAAAGCGTCACAATTCTTCTATTCAAATCATCATAGCTTCCGTCTAAATCTAAAGATATCACATAATTTGTTAAAACGAAGCTTACAAAAGATAGTAGAGAATAACAGAGAGGAACGCATAGAAGAAAATGCTGACCTATAAAATCTCGTCCTCTGCATTTGTTGAAGCCTGCAGACTTCAGTGAAGGCAATCAATTGGCTAGATGAAGAATCTCCCCCTAATGTGAATATCGGGAAACAAGAAATTCTGAAAatacagaaaaagaaaaatagagcGAGAAATACAACATCTAAGGAAGATTCCCCATTCTTTCTGAAGATGCTGGGACTAAGAGAATAAATGCTCTCAAAAAAGTGCCCACCTCAGTAGTCACTCTTGCTATTCTCAAAATAGCAGGATATGTGAACAAATTAGCAGCATTGGGGAAGTTTTAAATTACTTTCAATAGCAAGTAAACACCAATCAACTATGAAAATACAGATACATGAGATGAAATACAAAAAGGAGAGAAGAGCACTCGGATATATCCAACTGTTTGTGGTAATTTGATATTTTGATGTATAAGATTGAGTGGTTGATCCTTACAATCTTTTTCAAGTTTCTGATCAATCAAGAGGTACATGAAGAGGACACGCTAATACTTTTAAAATTGTATGTTGTGTTAAGCACCTAAATATGATCAACAGATTCCAGATTTTGAACCTTTTTACTGCAAAAGTAACTTCACTATTAGTGATGTGCTAATCACACCATTTACGGTTCATTTACTTGTCCTTCTTAATTAGGCCTATTTCATGTGTTTTATGTAACGCCTGCCAATATTGTAATTCTAGGAATTGCGTGAAGTGagtttcttcttctctttttttcttgTCCTTCTTTCTTAAATACTTTCAAAATTCTTTTGCCGTCTTATTGAGTGTCGAAATCAGAAATTTAAGTAAggaaattttaaaaatttaaaatatcacACCTAGGTATAAATCTTTACAAAGGAGATTCAATAGCTAGTGCAGTAGGTAGGGCAATCCTTCATATTTCTTGGCGAAGCTCATTTAATTTAAAACTAAATCCGCTCCAAGGGAAAATAAAGAAGCAAAATATCGTTTACTTTGGCATTGCAGAATCTTACATCTCCCACTAATACAAGAAAGTGACTTTACATTAAGATATTCAAGACATTTTTGGAGAGCAGAGGACACTTGTGGTTGACTATTATAAATCCATCTTTCGGAATGGATCAAAACCCGAAGTTTGATCTATTTGGATTTGAAATAAAGAAAAATCTTGAACATATTTTCTATAATTGGAAAAAGGTTATTTTTTATATGATAATTCACGATCGCGCGAAGCGCGTCCAAGTTTACTAGTTCCTATATAAATTTTCATCTTTTCTAATTTTATGTAACAAGCTTGTAAGGACAAGTTTGTCCCTTATACTAACAACGTTATTATTACATGGAAAAACTATACTatcttatttaatttaattattaatctAATCTTATTCTACAGCATTCACAATTTTTAAGTACTTTATGGCTCTTTCAAAAGATTTTGAAAAACATATAAAAtttgtttaagaaaaaaaaaaacaggtttAAAAGAGAGTACACTGATGAGGTGTAGATGGATATAGAAAGTTATATAGGAGTGAAATTTGCGATGTTAATAGTGGCtgaaggctcaaatatgtcacacTCATTTACTTTTCATACCCATCTACACCTCATTAGTGTATTCCCTTTTAAGTCcgtctctttatttcttaaacaaaTTTTTTGTGTTTTTAAATTTAAAGAGCCATGAGGTACATGAAAATTGTAAATGATGTAGAATAAGATTAGATTTATAATTCAATTAAATAAGAGAATATAGTTTTCCCAtgtaaaataataatgttattagtgCAAGTGGCAAACTTATCCTTATAAGCTTTTGCATAAAATTAGAAAAGATGGAGATTTATATAGGAATTACCAAAGACTCAAATATGTCAGAACTTAACAAAGACTCAAATATGTCACTGAACTTAACGAAGGCTCATAAATGTCACTCGTAAAATGAAGGGTTTAGTTAATGTCATGGGGTACAATCTGATTGTAGTAGAGTTTTGTTAGTGAGTAATGACATATATGATGCAAAACGGTAACGACGGTGACATTTTTTAGCAACAATTAACGAGCGGCGTGAATGAGCCTTTTTTGCTAGTTCGATATCGTATTTGAGCTTTTTTCCTAATATAAAATCGGATATGATAATTATTTATACTCTGTATAAAGGACTCCTTTCATTTGcaaattattctttttttttattttgataattTTACTATATTCTTCAAGGTTGTTATGAAAGTGAAGTTTCAAGTCATGTGATCAATAAGGTAGCGTATTTTGATTTCGGAATTTTACGTGGCAAGAATGATAAAGAAACACGGAACTACGCAGATATTTTGGTACACAACCTAGTCATATGGACGGTCGACGAATTTTGTCGTTGAAAATTTATCCATTTCAGTTTGTCATTTTGGCCAACCTATGAAGTGATGCCATATATTAAGTTGTCAACGTCAAATTAACTTTTGCAAATTTCAACAGTGGCTTGATGTATCACCCAAAAAAGGAAATTCCTCTAAAGTTAAATATTCTAGCATCAAGTCCATTATTATCTTCATCAATCAACAGAAGTATTCTCTGGGCTCTTGGGTTTGTACATCTTATTGTTGGTGGAATCATTGATAATTGATCATATAATATTAGACTCAAATTCTGCAATATTCATTCAGTTGTCATATTGAAATTGAGCTAAGGGAAATGGGAACATGTGGATCAAAACCTAAAGGAGGGAGGAACTCTGTATCTCACAAGCTTAACAAGATTGAACCCTCTGCGTCTAAGAATGTTTCTTGCTCCAAAACTACATCCAAAGGTATAATTTCAGCTGATTTTCTCTTCTCATCGGCCTAAAAAtgtaggggtcgtttggttaggCAGTAAAGTAAATTATTCACGTATTAAAACCAGCACAACTAATAGTACcatatttgttaatttttagtTGCTATGTATGAAATTTAGTACACCAAGTACGGTGTTTGTTTGGTTACCACTTACATCCCACATTCCTAATACATATATAAATTATGAGGAAACTCTATTATTTTATGCAGGTTAGAAAATAGAATAACTAATCATGAATAACTGAACCTTGCATAACTCTAATCAACAACCAACAACGTCTCAGTTACAGTGCTAGTGGAAAATAGCAGGTACCCACTGAAAAACAATCGATGTGGGCAAGTTGGCTGATTTCCTTCTCAAGGCACCTATATTGAATGTTATTCACTTGTTGCACTAAAGCACTGGTTTTTTTACTAGCTCAAAGAAGAGTTAATAACCTAAAAGTTGTTGATCATGAAACTTTTTGAGAATTATGCTGAATCGTGCTTCTCTTTGTTAATTACACGTTAAAATTCTTGTTTCTTTTATGGACTTGATCACTTGACTAAGAAATATCTTGAGACCACTTTTTGGAAAAATCATGCTTTTGACCCGTCCATTTATTAATTTAGCCCATTTTGACTCATCCAATCCAGCTAGCCCGTCCATTTGACACCTCTAGACTTGACTATTCAAATATCTTGAGACTGTTTCTTGAGAAAATCATGATTATTGACCCGCCATTAACTCGCCCAATCAAGCCCAACCTGCCTATTTGATACCACTAGACATGACTATTGAAATATCTTGAGACCATTTCTTGGAAAATAATGAAGCTGGAACATAGTCAAAAGCATGTGCGTTCTTTCATATTCTGTAGGATTGGCTTGATTGGTATACGATTCAAAGTGTTTTCTTTGGCCTAAGCAGGGAATGCGGAATTAGACCCAGAGGTGATGATTGAATCGGACAGCGACGATGATTTTCATAGCGCAAAAGATGGTAATTCATCCGACTCATTAAACATATTTAGTCCTTGTTTTAATGTCTTTGCCCTCGTGTTGCACCCCTCGTTGTTTTTTCATTTATTGAACTTGATGGGCGGGATAAGTGATAAATGTTGTatctaattttaaaaaatttcagTCTTTTCACAGAGTGGCAGTGGATCTTTTTCAACCATAATTTCTCCAAGATTTTATGATACTGTTTGTAACAATGGTAATACTGCTCTTGATCCTCCTGGAAAACATGAACAATCATTTGCAAGCATAGAGACAAATTTTGTCAAACAAGGTTCTGTAAAAGGAAAATCTTCAACAGATCCTCAGCTAAAGTCCAATAATCCtgagaagaaaatgaagagaccAGGCCCTATTGACAAAACGTCTAACCGAAACATGGATAAAAATGTTGCGAGAGCTGAAGGAATTCGTCATGAAAAGAGAAAGTCTGCAATCCCAAGCTCACCAGGCATCAAAAGGAAATCAACTCTAACCAGAATATTATCTTTTAAGTGGAGAGAAGGGTATTCAAATTCTGTATCATGTAAGTGTTTTTTTCCCTATATTTATTGTCAATGGCCAGCCCTAGTCTGTAATTGATTACTTCTCTTTGCTTATACCTCTAATACTAATAAATGCATTGAATGttgagggtgtgtttggtacgaagaaaaatgttttccaaataATGTCATTGGGAAAATTCACTGCTTTAACCACTGGTTAGacatttttatcaatttttagtGCTAAAAAATTTCACCAAAATACTATCCAGTTTGCTAATACTATTATCAATGTTTTATTAATATTTTTCTGGAAAATCTATTTTCTACTCTTCAACCAAACAAAGGAAAATATTTTCGGGAAGATGACTTCCGTAATACCAAATGCACCTTAAGATGCTTTATGAATCATTTTAAGAAGGCAGTTTATCTTGAATTTAAGCTATAGTATATTTAGCCATTAGACATCAGTGTAACATTATTGATTGAATTAAGAGGCTAACAAGTTCAGACAAAGGGACTGCACTTTATACATATTGACTATTGCTATGCTGCTGCTAGTACAAGCTATATGTGAATTTCCAGATGATCTTTTGATGTTAAATATTCACTTGCATTAATTACTGATTTTCCATTTCCAGTGTCGCCAAAGGCCTTCCTGCGAAAACCAATTGCTGGTTCTCAAATTCCATGCAGCCCTCTCCAGATTAAACTATCCAACTCTTGGTCATCTGTTGAGCCAAATACTTTTAGAATTCGTGGTAAAAAGTACTTCATGTAAGAGATTTTCTAGCACACAGTCCAGCTCTAGTGTATTTTTTTGCTCAAATTAAATTCCTGGTTTTACTTCTATTCAATTGATATCAAGTTTAGTCCCTCTATATGTATTCTTTGGCAGGGATAAGAAGAAAGAGTCTGCTCCAAACTATGCTGCATTTTATCCTTTCGGGGTTGATGTATTCTTATCACCACGGAAAATTGATCATATTGCACGTTTTGTGGAACTTCCAACAGTTGGTTCATCTGGTGTAGTTCCTCCCATCCTTGTTGTAAATCTTCAGGTATATCCGTACTTTTCTCACACTGTGTATATATCATCATTCTTTTGTTCAACAAGGTGTCAAAGAATGTTCACTCATCTTCATAAAGAGAGATGCTTGCCAGGTTGTAAAGATTAGATTGATACTTCTATGCTAAGGTCAAGCTTGTAGAACCACACAAGTGAAGATGTGGGGAAATTATATAAATTGAATGGAACATCTTCAATCAACTCATTTTAGACAAAAGTTGATAATGAAATaataaaacaataaaaaataGAGAAAGAATCCACCCGAATTAGATTTTTTTGAGAATTGGATTTGGTTAGACAATGTATGGATTGATAAATAAGGATTGATAGTTTAGCAAGGTACATAATGTATTGTCAAATATTCAATATGATTCTACAAGATCTAGTTTTGTTCAGCAGATTCTGGCCAACTGAAAGGGTCTATTGATCAATCCAGAGATCATTTGGATTCCATCAGTAATGAGGATTTAGAAGCAGAGAAATAGTTTTTGGAAGATGTCT
Protein-coding sequences here:
- the LOC132616561 gene encoding uncharacterized protein LOC132616561 isoform X1; protein product: MGTCGSKPKGGRNSVSHKLNKIEPSASKNVSCSKTTSKGNAELDPEVMIESDSDDDFHSAKDVFSQSGSGSFSTIISPRFYDTVCNNGNTALDPPGKHEQSFASIETNFVKQGSVKGKSSTDPQLKSNNPEKKMKRPGPIDKTSNRNMDKNVARAEGIRHEKRKSAIPSSPGIKRKSTLTRILSFKWREGYSNSVSLSPKAFLRKPIAGSQIPCSPLQIKLSNSWSSVEPNTFRIRGKKYFMDKKKESAPNYAAFYPFGVDVFLSPRKIDHIARFVELPTVGSSGVVPPILVVNLQIPLYPPTIFFQNEYNGEGMNFVFYFKLSENYSEELPIHFQENIQRLIRDEAEKIRGWAVDKNVPFRDRLKLLARVVNIEELHLSVSEKKLMNAYNEKPVLSRPQHEFYLGKNYFEIDLDIHRFNYIARKGLESFKDRLKNAVIDFGLTIQGNKAEELPENMLCCIRLKEIDYTKYQQLGV
- the LOC132616561 gene encoding uncharacterized protein LOC132616561 isoform X2; amino-acid sequence: MIFIAQKMSGSGSFSTIISPRFYDTVCNNGNTALDPPGKHEQSFASIETNFVKQGSVKGKSSTDPQLKSNNPEKKMKRPGPIDKTSNRNMDKNVARAEGIRHEKRKSAIPSSPGIKRKSTLTRILSFKWREGYSNSVSLSPKAFLRKPIAGSQIPCSPLQIKLSNSWSSVEPNTFRIRGKKYFMDKKKESAPNYAAFYPFGVDVFLSPRKIDHIARFVELPTVGSSGVVPPILVVNLQIPLYPPTIFFQNEYNGEGMNFVFYFKLSENYSEELPIHFQENIQRLIRDEAEKIRGWAVDKNVPFRDRLKLLARVVNIEELHLSVSEKKLMNAYNEKPVLSRPQHEFYLGKNYFEIDLDIHRFNYIARKGLESFKDRLKNAVIDFGLTIQGNKAEELPENMLCCIRLKEIDYTKYQQLGV